A single region of the Lactobacillus xylocopicola genome encodes:
- a CDS encoding sugar-binding transcriptional regulator, whose amino-acid sequence MYSEFPVLEALVPDVLKVFRQRYLVLEQIELHAPIGRRYVAQALGLSERNVRTETEYLRTLGLIEIKSFGMFMTEKGKKTLQDAAPLIDRLFNARQTEIDLARKLGIERTIIVPGDSDLQELVYERMGEELNAALDLLLPLGHSIITVLGGAALAKSAKDLSKSLSKNRQLEFVPGRGALGEDVAFQSNTIVQEMAAETGGKYKTLYLPEQVSYEAYKSLIRESTFADVLEDIAKTDIVIHGIGLALEMARRRGYDSIRLSELREKKVVTECFGCFFDGDGKIVDRVQQVGLQFEDLNKIPHIFAFACGGHKAKAIEAYMPNAPHQTWLITDEGASKQILKEK is encoded by the coding sequence ATGTACTCGGAATTTCCTGTGCTTGAGGCTCTCGTTCCTGACGTCTTAAAAGTCTTTCGGCAAAGATATCTTGTCCTTGAGCAGATTGAGCTGCATGCGCCAATTGGCCGTAGATATGTGGCTCAGGCGCTGGGACTTTCTGAACGCAATGTCCGTACGGAAACGGAGTACCTGCGTACTCTTGGTCTAATCGAGATTAAGAGCTTCGGAATGTTCATGACGGAAAAGGGTAAGAAGACTTTGCAGGATGCAGCACCTTTGATTGATCGCTTGTTTAACGCTCGCCAGACCGAAATTGATTTGGCCCGCAAGTTAGGCATTGAACGGACAATTATTGTTCCGGGTGACAGCGACCTTCAGGAACTAGTATATGAGCGTATGGGTGAAGAGCTGAATGCAGCTTTGGATCTACTCTTGCCACTAGGGCACTCAATTATTACAGTTTTAGGTGGTGCGGCCCTTGCCAAGTCAGCGAAGGACTTGTCTAAGAGTTTAAGTAAAAATCGACAACTTGAATTTGTACCGGGTCGCGGAGCCTTGGGCGAAGATGTGGCTTTTCAAAGCAACACAATCGTGCAAGAGATGGCGGCCGAGACGGGTGGTAAGTACAAGACTTTGTATTTGCCGGAGCAGGTTTCGTATGAAGCCTACAAGTCGCTAATTCGAGAGTCCACCTTTGCAGATGTGCTTGAAGATATTGCTAAGACAGATATCGTTATCCACGGTATTGGACTTGCCTTAGAGATGGCACGCCGCCGCGGGTATGATTCAATTCGGCTCTCTGAATTACGGGAAAAGAAAGTAGTCACTGAATGTTTTGGGTGTTTTTTTGACGGTGACGGTAAGATTGTCGATCGCGTGCAACAGGTTGGCTTGCAGTTCGAGGATCTAAACAAAATCCCCCACATATTTGCCTTTGCTTGTGGCGGCCATAAGGCCAAAGCAATTGAAGCTTATATGCCTAATGCTCCTCATCAAACCTGGTTAATTACTGATGAAGGAGCCTCAAAGCAGATTTTAAAGGAGAAGTAA